A window of the Chelonoidis abingdonii isolate Lonesome George chromosome 19, CheloAbing_2.0, whole genome shotgun sequence genome harbors these coding sequences:
- the MLKL gene encoding mixed lineage kinase domain-like protein yields MEVVEKVLSVAHIIYAQCEQVKCCKHQCRRLVYRIHILLRPVEVLRAQPPKQISSQVEETLQQLLETLEKAQELVKKYSQTNWLQKFLKASDVVEGFARVNERLGDAAQGLSLLLQAEHKQSFLETFQRDTCSREDSQDTKDDKAHWEELLTRSTETKDAVDNIHKDVRHVGSKVEDVGSRVEEVRQMVQKLQDAVMKKDNAVPREEITEIRMEDLTKTPWTFLMESKSHTLYKGEFYKYPVAIKVFKNPVITSTEKVREIFRKESETMKKFESPNILRMYGICIDERGSSPCFSIVMEYCEKGTLRDVLTRKPQLPWETRIRMAIDAARGLYRLHQTGEKSKLHGCINSTKFLVAKGYCVKLSGFELSKTESSIKRSCKKKLTDVPASAYISPLGLASLSHKYDVPSEIYSFGIVLWEIATSKIPFEGCSSQEIYQKVYEQRYQAPVGEDCPSHLRDVINQCRAFEPSQRPSAEEIVDSLIAIYGKINTAS; encoded by the exons ATGGAGGTAGTGGAGAAGGTCCTGAGTGTGGCTCACATCATCTACGCCCAGTGCGAACAAGTGAAGTGCTGTAAGCACCAGTGCCGCCGTCTAGTGTACCGCATTCACATCCTGCTGAGGCCTGTGGAGGTCCTCAGGGCACAGCCTCCAAAACAAATCTCCTCCCAGGTAGAAGAGacgctgcagcagctgctggagaccTTGGAGAAGGCCCAGGAGCTGGTGAAGAAGTACAGCCAGACGAACTGGCTGCAGAAGTTCCTGAAAGCCAGTGATGTCGTGGAGGGGTTTGCACGGGTGAACGAGCGCCTTGGGGATGCCGCTCAAGGGCTCTCGCTCCTGCTGCAGGCTGAGCATAAACAGTCATTCCTCGAGACCTTTCAGCGAGACACCTGCAGCAGGGAGGACAGCCAGGACACCAAGGATGACAAAGCCCACTGGGAGGAGCTGCTCACAA GAAGTACGGAAACCAAAGATGCAGTGGATAACATCCATAAAGACGTCAGACATGTGGGATCAAAGGTGGAGGATGTGGGAAGCAGGGTGGAAGAAGTTCGCCAAATGGTGCAAAAGT TGCAGGATGCAGTCATGAAAAAAGACAATGCTGTTCCAAGAGAGGAAATCACTGAGATTAGGATGGAGGATCTCACTAAGACCCCATGGACCTTCCTGATGGAATCCAAAAGCCACACGCTCTACAAAGGAGAATTCTACAAGTACCCTGTTGCCATCAAAGTCTTCAAAAACCCTGTGATCACCAGCACTGA GAAGGTGAGGGAGATTTTCAGGAAGGAGAGTGAAACCATGAAGAAATTTGAGTCTCCGAACATCCTTCGCATGTACGGGATCTGCATTGATGAGAGAG GTTCCAGCCCTTGTTTCTCCATTGTCATGGAGTACTGTGAAAAGGGAACACTGCGGGACGTGCTGACAAGGAAACCTCAGCTCCCCTGGGAGACACGCATTCGGATGGCAATAGATGCGGCCAGAGGCCTATACAG GTTGCACCAGACGGGGGAGAAGTCTAAATTGCATGGATGCATCAATAGTACCAAGTTCCTGGTTGCCAAAGGTTACTGTGTGAAG CTGTCAGGATTTGAACTGAGTAAAACTGAGTCATCCATTAAGAGAAGCTGCAAGAAGAAATTGACGGATGTCCCTGCTTCAGCTTACATCTCTCCCCTGGGCCTAGCTTCCCTGAGCCATAAGTATGACGTGCCCAGTGAAATATACAG CTTCGGGATCGTTCTGTGGGAGATTGCGACCAGCAAAATTCCATTTGAAG GCTGCAGTTCCCAAGAGATCTATCAGAAAGTTTATGAGCAACGTTACCAGGCTCCTGTTGGGGAAGATTGCCCCTCCCACCTGCGGGATGTCATCAATCAGTGCCGGGCCTTTGAGCCTTCGCAACGTCCTTCTGCAGAAG AGATTGTGGACTCACTGATAGCCATCTATGGCAAGATAAATACTGCAAGCTAG